From the Salvelinus alpinus chromosome 32, SLU_Salpinus.1, whole genome shotgun sequence genome, one window contains:
- the LOC139562299 gene encoding catechol O-methyltransferase domain-containing protein 1-like — protein sequence MAPDIKMYFCIQLVLALTGTGIGSALPGKSHSGGKNDPVLQYVVNNSLREHPVMTKLRLKTLEDPWSIMLVASEQAQLMANLAKLINASKTIEIGMYTGYNTLNMALVVPESGQVVACEIDDEYVNIAKPFFKEAGVEDKINVRLQMCIKTLDELIAAGEAGTYDFVFIDADKRNYDRYYEKSLELVRQGGIIAIDNVLWSGKVVDPAPDDLTSQTLDKLNKKLHTDQRIDLSMLTVGDGLTLAIKR from the exons ATGGCTCCAGATATCAAGATGTATTTCTGCATTCAGCTTGTTCTTGCACTAACAG GCACAGGAATTGGATCTGCCCTGCCAGGTAAGAGCCACAGTGGAGGGAAGAACGACCCAGTGCTGCAGTATGTCGTGAACAACTCACTGAGAGAACATCCTGTCATGACCAAACTCAGACTG AAAACCCTTGAGGACCCATGGAGCATCATGCTGGTTGCTAGTGAACAAGCACAACTGATGGCAAATCTGGCCAAACTGATCAATGCCAGCAAAACCATTGAAATTG GGATGTACACGGGGTACAACACCCTGAACATGGCGTTGGTTGTACCAGAGAGTGGTCAAGTGGTAGCATGTGAAATAGACGACGAATACGTGAACATTGCTAAACCTTTCTTTAAAGAG GCCGGAGTCGAGGATAAAATTAATGTCCGTCTTCAAATGTGTATAAAAACACTGG ATGAGTTGATAGCTGCTGGGGAAGCTGGCACCTATGACTTTGTGTTCATCGATGCGGACAAACGGAACTATGACAGATATTACGAGAAGTCTCTTGAGCTTGTGAGACAAGGGGGCATCATTGCCATCGATAAC GTACTCTGGAGTGGTAAAGTGGTGGACCCTGCTCCTGATGACCTGACCTCCCAGACTCTGGACAAGCTCAACAAGAAACTCCACACGGACCAGAGGATCGATCTGAGCATGCTCACTGTGGGCGACGGACTCACCCTGGCCATCAAACGCTAA